The window TGGGATCCGATGGGCGAACTCCAGTCGCTGCGTTCGGAGCTGCGCCGGCTGGTCGGGGGCCGGGCCGGGCCGCCGGACGTCGAGATGGCCGAGACCGCCGACGGCTGGGAGGTCGTGGTGCGGCTGCCCGGGGTGGCGCCGGAGGAGGTGGCCGTCGAACTGGACGACCGCGAGCTCTGCGTCCGGGCCCGCTCCGAGGCCGAGGTCAACGCCGACCACGGCATCCCCGGCGGCTTCGAGACCAGGGGCTTCGAGTACCGGGTCGACCTGCCGTCCCGGGTGGACCCGGACAGCATCGACGCGGTCATGGACCACGGCCTGCTCCGGGTGCGGCTGCCCCGGGCCGCCCGGCCCGCGCCGCGCACCATCACCGTCGGCCGCACCGGCCCCCGACCCGCCGGCCCCGACGGGGGTACGCCGAGCGTCCTCGACCCGGCCGCGGACCGGGAGATGCACCACCCGGACATCGCCGTCGGCGAGACCGACCGGCCGTAACGAGCCGCGTGGGCACCCCGAACCTGCTCGGCCCGGCCAGCGGCCGCGTGCCCGACGTCGAGCGGATCGCCGTGCTGCGCGCCAACGCGCTCGGGGACTTCATCTTCGTCCTGCCGGCGCTGGAGGCGCTGCGGGCCGCGTACCCGGAAGCGGAGATCGTGCTGCTCGGCGCGCCGTGGCACGCGAAGTTCTGGCGCGACCGGCCCGGGCCGGTGGACCGCGTGCTGGTGGTGCCGCCCGCGCCGGGGATCCGGGGTCCCGATCCGGGCGAGCCGGAGTCGACGCTTGACGACTTCCTGGCCGCGGCCCGTGGGGAACGCTTCGACCTGGCGTTGCAGCTGCACGGCGGCGGGGCCAACTCCAACCCGTTCGTCGCCGCCCTCGGGGCGCGGGTCACCGCCGGGCTGCGCGCCGAGGACGCGCCGCCGCTGGACCGCTGGATCCGGTACGTCTACTACCAGCAGGAGGTGATCCGCTACCTGGAGGTGGCCGGCCTGGTCGGCGCGGGCGCCACCACGATCGTCCCGGCGCTGGCCGTGACCGACGCCGACCGGGCCGAGGCGGCCGAGGTGCTCGGCCCGGCGGAGCGGCCGAGAGTGGCGCTGCACCCCGGCGCCACCGACACCCGCCGCCGGTGGCCCGCCGAACGCTTCGCCGAGGTGGCCCGCGAACTGGTCGGCGACGGGTACGAGGTGCTGATCACGGGCACGCCCGCCGAGCAGGACGTGGTGGACCGGGTGGTCGCGGCGGCCGGGGTGCCGGTCCGGCCGCAGGTGGGCACACTCAGCCTCGGCGGCCTGGCCGGCTGCTACGCCGGCTGCGAGCTGGTGGTCTCCAACGACACCGGGCCACTGCACCTGGCCGCCGCCGTGGGCACCGCGACCGTCGGCATCTACTGGGTCGGCAACCTGATCACGGTGGCGAACCTGCTGCGCGGCCGGCACCGGCCGATCAGCTCGTGGACGGTGCTCTGCCCGGTCTGCGGCGTGGACTGCACCCCGGGCATCTACCCGCACCGCCCCGGCGACGGCGAGTGCCCGCACCGGGACTCCTTCGTCACCGACGTGCCGGTGGTCGAGGTCCTGGAGGCGGCCCGCGAGCTGCTCCGCCCGGAGCCCGGCGCCTCCTGAACGGCCCCGGGGCGGGCGCGCGTCGGCTCAGGCCGGC is drawn from Micromonospora sp. NBC_01740 and contains these coding sequences:
- a CDS encoding Hsp20/alpha crystallin family protein, whose product is MSEQSGGTGRGWRGRQQGWDPMGELQSLRSELRRLVGGRAGPPDVEMAETADGWEVVVRLPGVAPEEVAVELDDRELCVRARSEAEVNADHGIPGGFETRGFEYRVDLPSRVDPDSIDAVMDHGLLRVRLPRAARPAPRTITVGRTGPRPAGPDGGTPSVLDPAADREMHHPDIAVGETDRP
- a CDS encoding glycosyltransferase family 9 protein, with protein sequence MGTPNLLGPASGRVPDVERIAVLRANALGDFIFVLPALEALRAAYPEAEIVLLGAPWHAKFWRDRPGPVDRVLVVPPAPGIRGPDPGEPESTLDDFLAAARGERFDLALQLHGGGANSNPFVAALGARVTAGLRAEDAPPLDRWIRYVYYQQEVIRYLEVAGLVGAGATTIVPALAVTDADRAEAAEVLGPAERPRVALHPGATDTRRRWPAERFAEVARELVGDGYEVLITGTPAEQDVVDRVVAAAGVPVRPQVGTLSLGGLAGCYAGCELVVSNDTGPLHLAAAVGTATVGIYWVGNLITVANLLRGRHRPISSWTVLCPVCGVDCTPGIYPHRPGDGECPHRDSFVTDVPVVEVLEAARELLRPEPGAS